A single genomic interval of Planctomycetota bacterium harbors:
- a CDS encoding TldD/PmbA family protein: protein MILDEAQARELIGKVLSLTQADEARVNLSGGRTRNTRFAVNTLTTCGDRDNLSIALTAYFGRRHATASISETDDASLRRLVSNAEEMARVAPEDPEYVPELEPQEYLPIRPWFASTARAGADVGVEVARSAIEPAAARHITVAGYLEYGATFHAVGNNKGLFGYYEATDANYTLTARTADGKGSGWAADSSRDLAELDYAAASARAIAKAEASRKPKTLEPGVYPVILEPAAVDEFLAYALWSMNARQADEGRSFFARKGGGNKIGEKIVGDNITIESDPTRKQVLGAPFGGDGLPAKPYVWIRNGVLQRLFYDRYWAAKQGQEPTGWPSNLIFHGGKGTLDDLIASTDKALLVTRFWYIRMLEPQTLLVTGLTRDGVFWVEDGAIRHAVKNFRFNETPIAVLNKVTGMARPMRFENSLLPAIRASEFTFSSLSEAV, encoded by the coding sequence ATGATCCTCGACGAGGCCCAGGCCCGCGAACTCATCGGAAAGGTCCTCTCCCTCACCCAGGCCGACGAGGCGCGCGTGAACCTCTCGGGCGGCCGCACCCGCAACACCCGCTTCGCCGTCAACACCCTCACCACCTGCGGCGACCGGGACAATCTCTCGATCGCCCTCACCGCCTACTTCGGCCGGCGCCACGCGACGGCCAGCATCAGCGAGACCGACGACGCGTCGCTCCGGCGCCTGGTCTCCAACGCCGAGGAGATGGCCCGCGTGGCCCCCGAGGACCCCGAGTACGTGCCCGAGCTGGAGCCCCAGGAGTACCTACCCATCCGGCCCTGGTTCGCCAGCACGGCCCGGGCCGGCGCCGACGTGGGCGTGGAGGTGGCCCGCTCAGCCATCGAGCCGGCCGCCGCCCGCCACATCACCGTCGCCGGCTACCTCGAGTACGGCGCCACCTTCCACGCCGTGGGCAACAACAAGGGCCTGTTCGGCTACTACGAGGCCACCGACGCCAACTACACCCTCACCGCGCGCACCGCCGACGGCAAGGGCTCGGGCTGGGCCGCCGACAGCTCGCGCGACCTCGCCGAGCTGGACTACGCGGCCGCCAGCGCCCGCGCCATCGCCAAGGCCGAGGCCTCGCGCAAGCCCAAGACTCTCGAGCCCGGCGTCTACCCCGTGATCCTCGAGCCCGCCGCCGTGGACGAGTTTCTCGCCTACGCCCTCTGGAGCATGAACGCCCGCCAGGCCGACGAGGGGCGCAGCTTCTTCGCCAGGAAAGGCGGCGGCAACAAAATCGGCGAGAAGATCGTCGGCGACAACATCACGATAGAGAGCGACCCCACCCGCAAGCAGGTCCTCGGCGCGCCCTTCGGCGGCGACGGGTTGCCCGCCAAGCCCTACGTGTGGATCAGGAACGGCGTCCTCCAGCGCCTCTTCTACGACCGCTACTGGGCGGCCAAGCAGGGCCAGGAGCCTACCGGCTGGCCCTCGAACCTCATCTTCCACGGCGGCAAGGGCACGCTTGACGACCTGATCGCGTCCACCGACAAGGCCCTCCTCGTCACCCGCTTCTGGTACATCCGAATGCTCGAGCCGCAGACCCTCCTCGTCACCGGCCTCACGCGCGACGGCGTCTTCTGGGTCGAGGACGGCGCCATCCGCCACGCCGTGAAGAACTTCCGCTTCAACGAGACCCCCATCGCCGTGCTCAACAAGGTCACCGGCATGGCCAGGCCCATGCGTTTCGAGAACTCCCTCCTCCCGGCCATCCGCGCCAGCGAGTTCACCTTCTCCAGCTTGTCCGAGGCGGTGTGA
- a CDS encoding TldD/PmbA family protein, with amino-acid sequence MKELANVALNAARTGGASYADIRISRHRDQSVHTREDRVQSVTDAESFGFGVRVLLDGAWGFAASHRVEKDAIAEAAARALDMARANRAAVTRPVVLAPNDAYMDTWRSPVEKDPFAVPVSEKAELLLAVNAAALKVPGAKYVNSFMLLRNEWKLFASTDGSVIEQDITRVWPCFTVTAIDPDRGEFQTRTAEVLPRAAGYEHVEGADLVALAPQMAEEAVQKLTAKSVEPGRRDLVLHPTNLWLTIHESVGHPTELDRVLGQEANYAGTSFLTPDKLGKLMYGSPLVSFRADRTIPGGMATCAYDDDGVKTEEWYLVKDGLFVDYQTTREQVLWPEYREARAAAGLPEIHHSHGAAYADSWGSIPFQRNVNIHLEAGKTPLTPEDLIASTDDGILIRGDSSYSIDHQRYNFQFSGQVFYEIKGGKIAGMLRDVAYQSNTVDFWNSCDAICDERFWQMGATYWCGKGQPSQSSPCSHGAAPARFRGVNVLNTRRTV; translated from the coding sequence ATGAAGGAACTCGCCAACGTGGCCCTCAATGCCGCTCGCACCGGCGGCGCCAGCTATGCCGACATCCGCATCTCGCGCCACCGCGACCAGTCGGTCCACACCCGCGAGGACCGCGTGCAGAGCGTCACCGACGCCGAGAGCTTCGGCTTCGGCGTGCGCGTGCTGCTCGACGGCGCCTGGGGCTTCGCCGCCAGCCACAGGGTGGAGAAGGACGCCATCGCGGAGGCCGCCGCGCGCGCCCTCGACATGGCCCGCGCCAACCGGGCCGCCGTCACACGGCCCGTCGTGCTCGCGCCCAATGACGCCTATATGGACACCTGGCGCAGCCCGGTCGAGAAGGACCCCTTCGCCGTGCCCGTGAGCGAGAAGGCCGAACTGCTCCTCGCCGTCAATGCGGCGGCGCTCAAGGTGCCGGGGGCCAAGTACGTCAATTCCTTCATGCTCCTGCGCAACGAGTGGAAGCTCTTCGCCTCGACCGACGGCAGCGTGATCGAGCAGGACATCACGCGCGTGTGGCCCTGTTTCACCGTGACGGCGATTGACCCCGACAGGGGCGAGTTCCAGACCCGCACGGCCGAGGTGCTGCCGCGTGCGGCGGGCTACGAGCACGTCGAGGGCGCCGACCTCGTCGCCCTCGCGCCCCAGATGGCCGAGGAGGCGGTGCAGAAGCTCACGGCCAAGTCGGTCGAGCCCGGCCGCCGCGACCTCGTCCTGCACCCCACCAACCTCTGGCTCACCATCCACGAGTCGGTCGGCCACCCCACCGAACTCGACCGCGTGCTTGGCCAGGAGGCCAACTACGCGGGCACCAGCTTCCTCACGCCCGACAAGCTGGGCAAGCTGATGTATGGCTCGCCCCTCGTCAGCTTCCGCGCCGACCGCACCATCCCCGGCGGCATGGCTACCTGCGCCTACGACGACGACGGCGTGAAGACCGAGGAGTGGTATCTCGTCAAGGATGGGCTATTCGTGGACTACCAGACCACCCGCGAGCAGGTGCTGTGGCCCGAGTACCGCGAGGCCCGCGCCGCGGCCGGCCTGCCCGAGATCCATCACTCTCACGGCGCGGCCTACGCCGACTCCTGGGGCTCCATCCCCTTCCAGCGCAACGTCAACATCCACCTCGAGGCGGGCAAGACCCCCTTGACGCCCGAGGACCTGATCGCCTCGACCGACGACGGCATCCTCATCCGCGGCGACTCCTCCTACTCCATTGACCATCAGCGCTACAATTTCCAGTTCAGCGGCCAGGTCTTCTACGAGATCAAGGGCGGCAAGATCGCGGGCATGCTGCGCGACGTCGCCTACCAGTCGAACACGGTGGACTTCTGGAACTCGTGCGACGCGATCTGCGACGAGCGCTTCTGGCAAATGGGCGCCACCTACTGGTGCGGCAAGGGCCAGCCCTCGCAGTCGAGCCCCTGTTCGCACGGCGCCGCGCCGGCACGGTTCCGAGGTGTCAACGTCCTGAACACCAGGAGAACCGTATGA
- a CDS encoding FAD-dependent oxidoreductase, translating to MVRLRVFGCLLLSSLLAQAASVVESARRIPVAYQVDVLVVGGSTGAVAAAAEAARAGASVFLAAPRPYLGEDMAGTLRLWLEEGEVPSSPLAKAIFSGRPEPTVDLGNVLPLQYEADLPSAAQHKDTKPPSLLTDGKWSSAAQESVQYDGDPTIIADLGVKQRIEKAHVALYHNKDYLFDSVAIGISDDRQAWKEVATLRNDRPATGDDHGAAILLSAPINAGARYVRFAAKRREGSKRVLVGEIAVVGAEKPKEQMPPNDSTTNAPPVPPATPLQVKRTLDQALLDAKVAFLYSCFPTDVLTDAEGKPCGIVMANRAGRQAVVAKVVIDATERATVARMTAAKFRPFPGGPQTVKRVVIGGKPQPSQGIVASRIVGSFTAPGKPGAAPYPIIDYTIKVPMADASYAAYAAADQVARDLTFDPAQQFTSDILFHVPPDPVQGVKSFGVPPSGGLDFNAFLDACRPAGVERLYILGGCADVPREQAEKLMRPLALMDVGTRVGAAAAAEAKKLPPPKEPKVRRAYSHAEPATGKGEVKEILAGVREFQKLPTLPQEERPLAVLGTYDVVVIGGGTGGAPAGIAAARHGAKTLVVEMLHGLGGVGTLGHISTYYWGNRVGFCKTILDGKARWGIEEKAEWWRAELREAKADIWFGCVGCGAFVDDRRVKGAVVATPYGRGVVLAKTVIDATGNSDVAAAAGAATIYTDETDIALQGTGLPPRHLGASYTNTDYTITDETDMLDTWSLFLYAKRMAGNAFDLGQLIDTRERRRIVGDHTITILDQFLERTHPDTVVQTWSNFDTHGYTVDPYFVLQQPHHKGVKTQIPYRAMLPQGYDGVLVIGLGISAHRDAVPLIRMQPDIENGGYAAGTAAAMAVKADGSVRNVNVKKLQEHLVAIGNLTPDVLTAKDSFPFPPEKLKEAVYNVRDNYRDVGIVLANAKEAVPLLRQAYAECPPESKLIYAHVLGVLADPTGTPDLLKAIEAAPDMGKGWHYRGMGQFGRNMSEVDAYIYALGRARDKQATAAIVKKMQALEAKDAFSHFRAVALALEQLRDPAAAGPLAELLAKPGLRGHTIATPEGALERAEKYRSWTATEPRSNALRELMLARALFRCGDKDGLGRRILEEYTRDYRGHLARHAAAVLSAGQ from the coding sequence ATGGTGCGGCTGCGAGTGTTCGGGTGCCTGCTGCTGAGCAGCCTGCTTGCGCAGGCGGCCAGCGTGGTCGAGTCCGCGCGGAGGATCCCCGTGGCCTACCAGGTGGACGTGCTGGTGGTGGGCGGGAGCACAGGCGCCGTGGCCGCAGCGGCCGAGGCGGCGAGGGCGGGCGCCAGCGTGTTTCTGGCCGCGCCGCGGCCCTACCTGGGCGAGGACATGGCCGGCACGCTCCGCCTGTGGCTCGAGGAGGGCGAAGTGCCATCTTCCCCGCTTGCCAAGGCCATCTTCTCCGGGCGCCCGGAGCCCACGGTGGACCTGGGCAACGTGTTGCCTCTCCAGTATGAGGCCGACCTGCCCTCGGCCGCCCAGCACAAGGACACGAAGCCCCCCTCGCTCCTCACCGACGGCAAGTGGTCGAGCGCGGCCCAGGAGAGCGTGCAGTACGACGGTGACCCGACGATCATCGCCGACCTCGGGGTCAAGCAACGCATCGAGAAGGCGCACGTGGCCCTGTATCATAACAAGGACTACCTGTTCGACTCCGTGGCCATCGGCATCAGCGACGACCGCCAGGCATGGAAGGAAGTGGCCACGCTGAGGAACGACCGGCCTGCAACGGGCGACGACCACGGGGCGGCGATCCTCCTGTCGGCTCCCATCAATGCCGGAGCCAGGTACGTGCGGTTCGCCGCCAAGCGGCGCGAAGGCTCCAAACGCGTCCTCGTCGGCGAAATCGCGGTCGTCGGCGCGGAGAAGCCCAAAGAGCAGATGCCCCCCAACGATAGCACCACGAACGCCCCCCCTGTGCCCCCGGCCACGCCCCTTCAGGTGAAGCGCACGCTCGACCAGGCGCTCCTCGACGCGAAGGTGGCTTTTCTCTACTCGTGCTTCCCCACCGACGTGCTCACCGACGCCGAGGGCAAGCCCTGCGGCATCGTGATGGCCAACCGCGCCGGGCGGCAGGCCGTGGTGGCCAAAGTAGTCATTGACGCGACGGAGCGCGCGACGGTGGCGCGGATGACCGCCGCGAAGTTCCGCCCCTTCCCCGGCGGGCCGCAGACCGTGAAGCGCGTGGTCATCGGCGGCAAGCCGCAGCCCAGCCAGGGCATCGTGGCCTCGCGCATCGTCGGCTCGTTCACCGCCCCGGGAAAGCCCGGAGCCGCGCCCTATCCCATCATTGACTACACGATCAAGGTGCCCATGGCCGACGCCAGCTACGCCGCCTACGCAGCGGCGGACCAGGTCGCGCGCGATCTCACGTTCGACCCCGCCCAGCAATTCACCTCCGACATCCTCTTCCACGTACCGCCCGACCCCGTGCAGGGGGTCAAGTCGTTCGGAGTCCCGCCTTCAGGCGGTCTTGATTTCAACGCCTTCCTCGACGCCTGCCGCCCGGCGGGTGTGGAGCGCCTCTACATCCTGGGCGGCTGCGCCGACGTGCCGCGCGAGCAGGCCGAGAAGCTGATGCGGCCCCTCGCCCTCATGGACGTCGGCACGCGCGTGGGCGCCGCCGCAGCCGCCGAGGCCAAGAAGCTGCCTCCGCCAAAGGAACCCAAGGTAAGGCGTGCATACTCGCATGCGGAACCCGCGACCGGCAAAGGCGAGGTGAAGGAGATTCTGGCAGGCGTCCGCGAGTTCCAGAAGCTCCCGACCCTTCCTCAGGAGGAGCGGCCGTTGGCCGTGCTGGGCACGTACGACGTGGTGGTCATCGGCGGCGGCACCGGCGGCGCGCCCGCCGGCATCGCCGCCGCGCGCCACGGGGCGAAAACCCTCGTCGTCGAAATGCTCCACGGCCTGGGTGGCGTGGGCACACTCGGCCACATCTCGACCTACTACTGGGGCAACCGCGTGGGCTTCTGCAAGACCATCCTCGACGGCAAGGCCCGCTGGGGCATCGAGGAGAAGGCCGAATGGTGGCGGGCCGAGCTCCGCGAGGCCAAGGCCGACATCTGGTTTGGCTGCGTCGGGTGCGGGGCCTTCGTGGACGACAGGCGCGTGAAGGGCGCCGTCGTCGCCACCCCCTACGGCCGCGGCGTGGTCCTCGCCAAGACCGTGATTGACGCCACCGGGAACAGCGACGTGGCTGCCGCCGCCGGTGCCGCTACCATCTACACGGACGAGACCGACATCGCCCTTCAGGGCACCGGCCTCCCGCCCCGCCACCTGGGCGCCAGCTACACCAACACCGACTACACGATCACCGACGAAACCGACATGCTCGACACCTGGAGCCTCTTCCTCTACGCCAAGCGCATGGCGGGCAACGCCTTCGACCTGGGCCAACTCATTGACACCCGCGAGCGCCGCCGCATCGTCGGCGACCACACCATCACCATCCTCGACCAGTTCCTCGAGCGCACCCACCCCGACACCGTGGTGCAGACCTGGTCCAACTTCGACACACACGGCTACACGGTGGACCCCTACTTCGTCCTCCAGCAGCCGCACCACAAGGGCGTGAAGACGCAAATTCCGTATCGCGCCATGTTGCCGCAGGGCTACGATGGCGTGCTGGTCATCGGCCTGGGCATCAGCGCCCACCGGGACGCCGTGCCCCTCATCCGCATGCAACCCGACATCGAGAACGGCGGCTACGCGGCCGGCACCGCCGCCGCCATGGCCGTCAAGGCCGACGGCTCGGTGCGCAACGTGAACGTCAAGAAGCTCCAGGAGCACCTCGTAGCCATCGGCAACCTCACCCCCGACGTGCTCACGGCCAAAGACTCCTTCCCCTTCCCTCCCGAGAAGCTCAAGGAGGCCGTCTACAACGTCCGCGACAACTATAGGGACGTGGGGATCGTCCTGGCGAACGCCAAGGAGGCGGTTCCCCTGCTGCGCCAGGCCTATGCCGAGTGCCCGCCCGAGAGCAAGCTCATCTACGCCCACGTCCTCGGTGTGCTGGCGGACCCGACAGGGACGCCCGACCTGCTCAAGGCCATCGAGGCCGCGCCCGACATGGGCAAGGGCTGGCACTATCGCGGCATGGGCCAGTTCGGCCGCAACATGAGCGAGGTGGACGCCTATATCTACGCCCTCGGCCGCGCGCGCGACAAGCAGGCCACCGCGGCCATCGTGAAGAAGATGCAGGCGCTGGAGGCGAAGGACGCCTTCTCGCACTTCCGCGCCGTGGCCCTGGCCCTCGAGCAGCTACGCGACCCCGCCGCGGCCGGGCCTCTGGCCGAACTCCTCGCCAAGCCCGGCCTGCGCGGCCACACCATCGCCACGCCCGAGGGCGCCCTCGAACGCGCGGAGAAGTACCGGAGCTGGACCGCCACCGAGCCGCGCAGCAACGCCCTCCGCGAGCTGATGCTCGCCCGCGCCCTGTTCCGCTGCGGCGACAAGGACGGCCTCGGCAGGAGAATCCTCGAGGAGTACACCCGCGACTACCGCGGCCACCTGGCCCGACACGCCGCTGCCGTGCTCAGCGCTGGCCAGTAG
- a CDS encoding Ig-like domain-containing protein: MKHLGVVVVAAALAVSRAPAAEKKADFDPDLPPCVVRTEPADRAKEVDFALREIKVTFDRPMTTEKAWSWMLMTECGVYPGYRGGTAEPRWEDDGRTCVLPVRLSPDTVYAVGVNSPRNWGFRDTKGKAAVPFAWVFKTKRATGQRGDL; the protein is encoded by the coding sequence ATGAAGCACCTTGGTGTTGTGGTCGTTGCGGCGGCCCTCGCCGTCAGCCGGGCACCCGCCGCCGAGAAGAAGGCCGACTTCGACCCTGACCTGCCACCCTGCGTCGTGAGGACGGAGCCAGCCGACCGCGCGAAGGAGGTGGATTTCGCCCTTCGCGAGATCAAGGTCACCTTCGACCGGCCCATGACCACCGAGAAAGCATGGTCGTGGATGCTGATGACCGAGTGCGGGGTGTACCCCGGATACCGCGGCGGCACGGCCGAACCGCGCTGGGAAGATGATGGCCGCACCTGCGTCCTCCCCGTCCGCCTCAGCCCCGACACCGTTTACGCGGTCGGCGTGAACAGCCCCCGTAACTGGGGCTTCCGCGATACCAAGGGCAAGGCCGCCGTCCCCTTCGCCTGGGTGTTCAAGACGAAGAGGGCGACGGGCCAGCGAGGAGACCTGTAG
- a CDS encoding uroporphyrinogen decarboxylase family protein, with protein MTPRERFLAVMQYQPADRVPNWELGCWGQTIDVWQAQGLKPHTFHWNWFVGEESLGMDEREFVPVNMGMIPGFESKVLEKTDRYEIIQHWNGVVTKALIEGTVRGTRASMDQYLRFPIETVADLRDMKKRYDPSTPIRYPLYWRNRVPCWENRQHVLVLGQNCCTGFYGVARAWMGTENLSLAFYDQPALCEEMFEFIADFAIEVTKPFVEAVQFDYFNFFEDMACKSGPLCSPACFRRFIMPHYRRVIDHLKSHGVKYCSLDSDGNTEPLIPLYMEMGIDAHWPFERASDMDPNRLRKQFGKDLRIWGAVDKRELAKGKAEIDAALRELAPLIEQGGFIPHLDHTFPPDISWANFNYYWEQKAKLLAGRFGA; from the coding sequence ATGACCCCCCGCGAACGCTTTCTCGCCGTGATGCAGTACCAGCCCGCCGACCGCGTGCCCAACTGGGAGCTAGGCTGCTGGGGCCAGACGATTGACGTGTGGCAGGCCCAGGGCCTCAAGCCCCACACCTTCCACTGGAACTGGTTCGTCGGCGAGGAATCCCTGGGCATGGACGAGCGCGAGTTCGTGCCCGTCAACATGGGAATGATCCCGGGCTTCGAGTCCAAGGTGCTCGAGAAGACCGACCGCTACGAGATCATCCAGCACTGGAACGGCGTGGTGACCAAGGCCCTTATCGAGGGCACCGTGCGCGGCACGCGAGCGAGCATGGACCAGTATCTCCGCTTCCCCATCGAGACCGTCGCCGACCTGCGGGATATGAAGAAGCGCTACGATCCATCCACGCCCATTCGCTACCCGCTCTACTGGCGGAACAGGGTTCCCTGCTGGGAGAACCGCCAGCACGTGCTCGTCCTGGGCCAGAACTGCTGCACGGGCTTCTACGGCGTGGCCCGGGCGTGGATGGGCACAGAGAACCTCTCGCTCGCCTTCTACGACCAGCCTGCGCTCTGCGAGGAGATGTTCGAGTTCATCGCCGACTTCGCCATCGAGGTTACCAAGCCCTTCGTCGAGGCCGTGCAGTTCGACTACTTCAACTTCTTCGAGGACATGGCCTGCAAGAGCGGCCCGCTGTGCAGCCCCGCCTGCTTCCGCCGCTTCATCATGCCCCATTACCGCCGCGTGATTGACCACCTCAAGTCCCATGGGGTGAAATACTGTAGCCTCGACAGCGACGGCAACACCGAGCCGCTCATCCCGCTCTACATGGAGATGGGCATTGACGCGCACTGGCCTTTCGAGCGGGCGTCGGACATGGACCCGAACCGCCTCCGCAAGCAGTTCGGGAAGGACTTGCGGATCTGGGGCGCGGTGGACAAGCGCGAGCTGGCGAAGGGCAAGGCCGAGATTGACGCGGCCCTCCGCGAGCTGGCCCCGCTCATCGAGCAGGGCGGCTTCATCCCGCACCTCGACCACACCTTCCCCCCCGACATCTCGTGGGCCAACTTCAACTACTATTGGGAGCAGAAGGCCAAGCTGTTGGCTGGGCGCTTTGGGGCATAG
- a CDS encoding FG-GAP-like repeat-containing protein, with the protein MPDHPGCWTHLAAILCFCAALAACRNTASGAAAATARAPEWNARGTGPLPRQGIACLDVSDDGRFVAVGTIAAPGEPNLFVLDEGGKIVQQHRAGLRWLNEVSVSNDGAFVAALCTTPEGTAGDSPRLYAFLRGKELSQVSAGFRLRDFRPGGFLFHYGDHSNHLPRVAQRAGDEWVVAGDDRLWWLSPAEATAEVAHLGAGVTASFAASASGRAVVGRFLGVGEQAAKLPNLLVLERGQAKPAWTRPVSIDVAPSPQPEKGAYGPPAPPYENRKFSVPLAVAIDREGEQVAVADYEGWQRVFRPSDGSAEFPSVPRIMSSRPTIHVYDADGKVVCRIGPESFKEPLWCDLAFSPDGKQLLISPHMWPSRGLGGRPLLPADEGTTAAYILDIAKAAVRPTACPDASSIVRASADGKRLAVATTAGAVEMRDADGRQLWQTDLNDAVPLGDKPWTRNQQPGKIAPGIWRTNGGFAHSDMGTQLVIEAPDGLIMIDPNAAASFEQNWAKIQGAGLDPMKVKYVLLTHEHGDHAPGAYLWRVVTGAQVVASAEMAYILQHHLPNETGYGFHPPNPVDIALTEDKELDLAGLKVKAIRLPGHTYGSMGYVFTKDGKTYVATGDLIMPGGVLGYSGSFDFSAENVLASLRKLTAIKPDEVLGGHGGGPPDNFIAAGILAGEATGWSRMKPEKPNPLFGFKQTNYLVAAWLQRILSAACGDIDGDGRPDVAVLVPSGRGSAVLIYLNKGGKFAEAPDAVVDLPDLSHGWKLRVVRVSGGKGADLFASSEGQAFLLIPEQGQLKFRTVPLPGLTRASQVLTGDFNGDGRTDLLIGGRFIGGYSIAYQGENGTFRFRSFKAPERGYFGVALADVNGDQRDDLIFSTGDIFLRRPDGSFEETPSIHLNPPTGSGEQAGWVFLAAADFDKDGWTDVALLVSGKEGTIVSLYRNTKDPKQPFAEKPSAEFVAKGCDIIRDGPTAADWNGDGVPDLILATREKPSARVLLGSAADGLDPERAVTVPLDYTPHFDTQFSVADFNGDGKADLASFGPSAAQAVGVYIWLQP; encoded by the coding sequence ATGCCGGACCATCCGGGTTGCTGGACTCATCTGGCAGCGATCCTCTGTTTCTGCGCCGCGCTGGCAGCGTGCAGGAATACGGCGAGCGGCGCTGCCGCCGCGACGGCGCGCGCCCCTGAATGGAACGCCCGGGGCACCGGGCCGCTGCCTCGGCAGGGGATCGCCTGTCTCGATGTGAGCGACGATGGGCGCTTCGTGGCCGTCGGCACCATCGCGGCCCCTGGCGAGCCGAACCTCTTCGTTCTTGACGAAGGGGGCAAGATCGTCCAGCAGCACCGCGCGGGGCTGCGGTGGCTCAACGAGGTGTCGGTGTCGAACGACGGCGCGTTCGTCGCCGCGCTCTGCACCACGCCCGAGGGCACGGCGGGCGATTCGCCGCGCCTCTACGCCTTCCTGCGCGGCAAGGAGCTATCACAGGTCTCGGCCGGCTTCCGGCTCCGCGACTTCAGGCCAGGCGGATTCCTCTTTCACTACGGCGACCACTCGAACCACCTGCCGCGCGTGGCCCAGAGGGCCGGCGACGAGTGGGTCGTAGCCGGCGACGACCGCCTCTGGTGGCTCTCACCCGCCGAGGCGACGGCCGAGGTCGCGCACCTGGGCGCAGGGGTGACGGCCTCCTTCGCCGCCAGCGCCAGCGGGCGGGCCGTGGTCGGCCGTTTCCTCGGAGTCGGAGAGCAAGCCGCCAAGCTCCCCAACCTCCTCGTCCTCGAGCGCGGCCAGGCAAAGCCAGCCTGGACACGCCCAGTCAGCATTGATGTCGCGCCCTCGCCTCAGCCCGAGAAGGGCGCCTACGGCCCCCCTGCTCCGCCCTATGAGAACCGCAAGTTCAGCGTGCCGCTCGCCGTTGCGATTGACCGCGAAGGCGAGCAGGTGGCGGTGGCCGACTACGAGGGTTGGCAGCGGGTCTTCCGCCCGAGCGACGGCAGCGCCGAGTTCCCCTCCGTGCCGCGCATCATGTCCTCGCGCCCGACCATCCACGTCTACGACGCCGACGGGAAGGTCGTTTGCCGCATTGGCCCCGAGAGCTTCAAGGAGCCGCTCTGGTGCGACCTGGCCTTCTCACCCGACGGGAAGCAACTGCTCATCTCGCCCCACATGTGGCCCTCTCGCGGCCTCGGCGGCCGGCCCCTCCTGCCCGCCGACGAGGGGACGACCGCCGCCTACATCCTGGACATAGCCAAGGCGGCGGTTCGCCCAACGGCGTGCCCGGACGCCTCAAGCATCGTGCGGGCATCCGCTGATGGCAAGCGGCTCGCCGTCGCCACAACCGCCGGCGCTGTGGAGATGCGTGATGCGGATGGCCGACAGCTTTGGCAAACCGACCTCAATGACGCCGTCCCGCTCGGCGACAAGCCGTGGACGAGGAACCAGCAGCCAGGCAAGATCGCGCCCGGCATCTGGCGCACCAATGGCGGCTTCGCCCACAGCGACATGGGGACGCAACTGGTCATCGAGGCGCCCGACGGCCTGATTATGATTGACCCCAACGCGGCGGCGTCCTTCGAGCAGAACTGGGCGAAGATTCAGGGGGCGGGCCTCGACCCCATGAAGGTGAAGTACGTGCTCCTCACCCACGAGCATGGCGACCATGCCCCCGGCGCCTACCTTTGGCGGGTCGTCACCGGCGCGCAGGTCGTGGCCAGCGCCGAGATGGCCTACATCCTCCAGCACCATCTGCCCAACGAGACCGGCTACGGCTTCCATCCGCCGAATCCCGTGGATATCGCGCTCACCGAGGACAAGGAACTCGACCTCGCCGGCCTGAAGGTCAAGGCCATCCGCCTGCCCGGCCACACCTACGGCTCGATGGGCTACGTCTTCACGAAGGACGGCAAGACCTATGTGGCTACGGGCGACCTCATCATGCCCGGCGGCGTCCTCGGCTACTCCGGCAGCTTTGATTTCAGCGCGGAGAACGTCCTCGCCAGCCTGCGGAAGCTCACGGCCATCAAGCCCGACGAGGTGCTCGGCGGCCACGGCGGCGGGCCGCCCGACAACTTCATCGCCGCGGGCATCCTGGCCGGCGAGGCCACCGGCTGGTCCCGCATGAAGCCGGAGAAGCCCAACCCCCTCTTCGGCTTCAAGCAGACCAACTACCTCGTGGCCGCCTGGCTCCAGCGAATCCTGTCGGCCGCCTGCGGCGACATTGACGGCGATGGGCGGCCCGACGTCGCTGTCCTTGTCCCCAGTGGCAGAGGTTCCGCCGTCCTCATCTACCTCAACAAGGGCGGCAAGTTCGCCGAAGCGCCGGACGCGGTCGTTGATCTGCCCGACCTCAGCCACGGCTGGAAGCTCCGCGTCGTCCGCGTGAGCGGCGGCAAGGGAGCCGATCTCTTTGCATCCAGCGAAGGGCAAGCCTTCCTGCTCATTCCCGAACAGGGGCAGCTCAAGTTCCGAACAGTCCCGCTGCCTGGTCTCACGCGAGCCTCCCAGGTTCTGACGGGCGACTTCAATGGCGACGGGAGGACCGATCTCCTCATCGGCGGGCGCTTCATCGGCGGTTACAGCATCGCCTATCAGGGCGAGAATGGCACGTTCCGCTTCCGCAGCTTCAAGGCTCCCGAGCGCGGCTACTTCGGCGTGGCGCTGGCCGATGTCAACGGCGACCAACGCGACGACTTGATCTTCTCCACGGGCGACATCTTCCTGCGTCGCCCCGACGGCTCGTTCGAGGAAACACCCTCCATCCACCTGAATCCACCGACAGGCTCCGGCGAGCAGGCAGGCTGGGTCTTCCTCGCCGCCGCCGACTTTGACAAGGACGGCTGGACCGACGTTGCGCTCCTGGTCAGCGGCAAAGAGGGCACCATAGTGTCGCTCTACCGCAACACGAAAGACCCCAAGCAGCCCTTCGCGGAGAAACCCAGCGCCGAGTTCGTCGCCAAGGGCTGCGACATCATCCGCGACGGCCCGACCGCGGCCGACTGGAACGGCGACGGCGTTCCCGACCTGATTCTGGCGACCCGCGAAAAGCCCTCGGCCCGCGTGCTTCTCGGCTCCGCCGCCGACGGCCTCGACCCCGAGCGAGCCGTCACCGTGCCCCTCGACTACACGCCGCATTTCGACACCCAGTTCAGCGTGGCCGATTTCAATGGCGACGGCAAGGCCGACCTGGCCAGCTTCGGGCCCTCCGCCGCCCAGGCCGTGGGCGTCTACATCTGGCTCCAGCCGTAG